The sequence tgtttttttttccccagtcACAAGAGGAGCCCACTATCCATCTGGCCATGGCCCCAGCCAATCCTGTAAGCAAATGGCTTTGTATTCAATACTTCTGTATTGCACTTTATTGGAGGTATTTACCGAGCTCACCCCTCCATGTGGTGCTAGTGAGTGCGCCACCATAGCCATGCTCACTCAGCGAACCAGTTATTGACAGCATGATGTTTGGCAGCACTGCACCCCACTAAGCTGTTAGAAAAATACCATCACAACATGCGCTCCCGAGAACTTTGGTTGTAGTCCGATGATGACGTACGCACGCGAGACCATCAGTGTGGCGAATGCCGCACTAGTGAAGATGAAGTCACATGAACATGTCTTATACTTCTGTCATGGTAATTTTACAGCgtgaaaaacaagagaaaaatgAACAACTattacacaggacaagcgctgactgccaactacaacatttattgTGCATAACCCATGCTTAAAGAACAGCTCTACATGCCGCAGGGGCTGGCTTCGGAGCGTGGTGTAAGAGGATGTGCTACATAATATTTATTTGCACAACACATTCATTCTGCTTGTTGGGTACTTTACAGTGCCTTGATatttaacagcgcaaaaaaactaGAGACAAAAGGGCTGTACAAAAGAAAGAGGgtgaagcgcttgtcctgtgcagtGCACCCCTTTCTTTTCTCTCGTTTTTTGTGCAGTTAAATTACCATGAGCATAGAGCATGTCAAATTTAAGTTGTAGATCTGATAACCTAAAGCTTGTCACTGCACGAACTATGAGAACGACATTATTTACAGTGCCATCGCTTATTCACAGTGCCACCGCCTGGATCATCTGCTCCCTCTGCACTAGCAGGTGATGGTGAAAGCATTGGTAAGCAAGCATCTGTCTTGTCAATAACATTTCTTCGGTACTTGTTCAGCAAATGTGGCTATAAGTTTTAATGTTTTTTGGACAGGCGGTGTTTCATTCTGCAGTGCTATTGAGCTCCCATAAATTCTATTCTGTTTAGGCGACCTGGACCTTGGCAGCAGCCAAGCTGAGCACTGCGACAGTGAAGTCGAGCTCTGCAGCAGCCAGGGCGAGCTCGGCAGCAGCCAGGGTGAGCTCGACAGCAGCCAGGGCGAGCTCAGCGGCAGCCAGGGCGAGCTCGGTGACCCCAACAACGGACCTGACGGCAGCCAGTGGGACCAGTACCGTTTTGTGGATCAAACGGTCATTGGTTCAAGCAGAGATGATGGCAAGGTACAGTGGAACCCTGATTAGTAGTATTGGTTGCCTGTCTTGCGCAGCCCGCTTTCTGTGACAAATTGGTTTAGGCTTTTATGAATCATATTTTATCATCACAAATTACAGATACAATATATTGGTAGAACAGCTTATTTTGACCTCTGTTTAATTGAGGAACACAGTAGAGGGAACTTGCTGAAAATCTGAGCTGCAGTGCTTAAAATGTTCTTTTCCTGAAACactcctacaagaaaaaaaagagagagagagagaaaagaaaacgccagggataccaagaaaaagagacgttcGCGGCACATAAAGCCCTCCGCACATTTCTTATGGAGGCTTCAAGAGTGCCTCCATAATCTCAGGCGTGACGTCAAAAATTTGCTGCTGTACCCTGAGCGTGCTCCTTCTACTCGCTAGGCTATATGTTCTTGCTTAGCGAAGTGGCATGCATAGTGGGGTTGATCTCCGGTTCTTTGTTGTGGGAGTAGTGTACGTGTTTCTCCGGTCACAGTGTCGAAGCTGCTGCATGTGGTCATTTACGTGTGTTTGCCACAGGAGTGCCATACTGTGCTCAGATGAGGCGAGTACCTTGTTACATCAACGTGGTGACAACTAGCTTCATGCACGCAATGCATGACGCTCTAGCAGCTTTTCATGAGAGGACGGCAAGGACGGATGTGAAGCGCATTTGCGTCATTCACTACTAAAAGCATTCATTATGCTTACAATGGCGCTCTGTTTGCAGCACTATTAGCGCATTTGTGATAGCGCGTTCAGATTTATGGGCGCCCGAGTATCACTCTTGAAGGTGGTCCCATACAAGGGGGCAGCGAACGGCGGTGCAGCACTAAAGCGTGCACTACACTTAACGCTATATCAACCGCGCAGccaagcagatagctgaagatgcttGTTGTGATGGGCTACTGAAGAAGACTAACACTGACATGCGGAAAGTTCTGGGGAAGCTtgaaaaagctaaataagcagacctACAAAAAGCCTATGCAGCAGTCTGCTTAATCATATAACTGATCTTCAATgaaggcctactgctatgtaactacaATTGTTGTGctatcacattttttttattttgggaagtgttatgctttcttgttttttttcttcaaatgttcATGAAAtgaacctagtttgcagaacTTTTCTTCAGTTGCTTTATATGTTTTTTTGTTGGTCAGGCAAGATGGGTTGCTTGGtgtgtaaaaaggtagtgtagttcatacctggtgaTAGTATGTTAAAAAGCTTTCTCTAAAGGCTGCTCGAGTTATGCATGTTCTAAGCTGGTTAAgatatgtacttgtcccccctagttactacaaatttgttttttgaaGCTCCTAAGATGATATTAAATGctgctaactgctccaaatcaaggttctgCTCGGAAATTGGAATTttactgctccaaaaactgctcccaatccCATTTCAGCCATCTCATCTCTGGTGTTTTTGCAGGAGAAATTAAGCTCAATTGTGGATTTTGGCTCAAGGGACTTTGCATCTGAAAAGCacacatttcattctttcttgctCTGTTAGAGCTAGGGCATCTTTGTTGGAGCAGTGATGAATGGAGCTTTTGCAATCACCAAAACATGATGAATATTCAGTGATGTTTTTTTGGTGAATGAATGACCGATGACTTTCCAAATAAGGGCCTACATTTTTGCACCTATATGGCAAAATGTAGCTCTAACATGAAATGTTGTGCTTGCCAGAGAGCGAGTAACACTTGCATTAATGAAATGTTAAGCATGACGTGAGCTGTGCATGCTTACTGTTTGTTTAAAGTGTGCAGCTTTATTTCTCCTTTCTGTATGCAGATCTACGCCGGGTGCAACCGATGGGTTGACAAGGATGCCTGGGCCATGCTCATGAGGTCACCAAGTGATTCTATGTTTTGCCGCTCTGCGTGCCTCATATATTGGACACCAGAGCAGCTGAAGTGCCGAAGTGTGACAGGGGTCCTGTCAAACAAATACGGGTCGCTTGGGCAGACGCAGGCCAAACCTGCCATGACACCCGAGAAGCTGAACGCCCTGAAAGGTATGACAGTCTTATGCCTTAGGTTGGATCAGCTGATGGGGATTTTGTGCCATTGTTAATGATCATGTCCCTGTGAATAAAAACATCACAGGTAGCAGGGTTTTTTTTCACATCCTGCTATCTGGTACTTAATGCATTGTGATCGAGCATGCCAGCATAATTCTACGTTATGGGTTATTCTAGGAATATGTGGCACGGTGTAAGCACGTTGAGCATCCCCTTCTGTGCCCGCGGCAACCGTCAGTGGCAGAGATAGATCGCCAGTGCGCTCACATCACTGTATTGCAAGAGAAATGCAAGCAAATCTGCTCATCCCCAAGTGGTAGCATGAAGCAGGGCATGGTTAGATGTTTCTTTAAGTCGTTCTAATTAAGTAtctaaataaattttattttcatgtattatGAATTTTTGGTCTAGCTATttgattttctgaattatttggtgatgccagcTAGGTCTGGAAAATTGGTCGGCGATTGTATGCCATGTGTGATGTCTGTGTGTaacaccgtgctctttttttcgcAGCGGTGTTCCATGTTTACATGGGGGACAACACGCCGGCGGATGTGGCCGACAAAAGGGTCAAGAGCGTCCGCCGGCACCTGGCCCAAAAGTTGGGTGACGTCCAGCGGAAATATGTGCCGTAAATAAATGTATATTTCACTTCAAAAATTTATACAGAAAGTCGTTATTTTAAAAGAGCCTTCACTAAATGAAGCTCATAGGTATCACTGCACCACGTTTTGTAGTGTGTAGCAGTGCTTCTACCTGGAGCATTGCATGCTCGATCAAGAGGGCTTAGATAGAATAGTTCATTGTTTTGCACAACTCTTAATGGTTACATTTTGGATATCTCATAACATAAACACAATTGTTTGCATAATGATTTGCCGGCCTGAACTATCAcccaggtttttttttcttccttgacgACCACACCCTAAACTTATTGTTGCAGCGATGGTATGTTTGGCTGTTTTAATGCCTTACATTCATTGTTTCGCGAGGCGGGCTCTGTGTAAAACAGTGTGGTGGCAGCTTGCTTTGTGCCCTTTTTTGGTCATGTATATGGTATGCAGGTTGTGCATCTGCAGTTGAAGGCACTCGAGCATGGCACTGGTCCACATTGTTTCTCTATGAGACGCATGCTACCTTAAAATAGTCGGCTTGAACGTGCGGCTGTGCAAAGAGGTGCAGCAGTGAGCAAAGGTAAATTGTAGGCACTCTTACTCATGCAAGCTCTGCGTGTGGCCACACCAAGTGCACAAACTGGTGACACTGGGTTGTCACTGCTGCTAAATTTGCACAGGATTGCACGAGAACTGCTTAAAATGAGCGGCCTGGCCGAGCCTGCAGCACGCGGACCAGTTACATGCAGACCAGTTACATGCAGACCAGTTACGTGCAGACCAGTTACATGCAGGCCAGTTACATGCAGACCAGTCACATGCAGACCAGTCACATGCAGACCAGTCACATGCAGACCAGTCACATGCAGACCAGTTACATGCAGACCAGTTACATGCAGGCCCAAATTACGTATTCCCTTAGACCGACAGGCTGTCGGAATTTTTGACTGGGGCactgcatccgcctttgaggtgcaaatgccgcttttttctaaagcaaCGCCTCCTATACTTTGAGATGCCTGGCACGTCGGCCGCTATCCTATTGTTCGCCCGCGGCCACCGTGTTTTACCGGATTGCCGCGAGGCGGCGCCAGCTTCTGACACTACGCTCCGCCGGCTCCGCCACAGAAAGTCACTGCGCCAGTCGCTCTGTGGAGCTTCGCAGCGCTCAACTTTGTGAAAATTTTGTGCTTCAAGGTGTGTAGGGCTTAGCAGAGTGAAAATAATgtcaaaaatgaaaataaaaagtaaaaaaagtcgAACTACAATACCACAATGTTTATTCACTGCAGCAAAAGGTCAGGCTAAGCATTCTTTGCCAAGAGCTGGGGCGTGCTGCAGATAACGCAATATCACAGAAAGGTGATAATACGAATAGATATTGCTTCAAtataaaaaacgaaataacatCGATGCAAAGCAACATCAACTACAGGTCCATGCACATAATAACCAGAAAATTGTAAACAAAAAAAGGGAACATGTGTAAGTATCACAGCTATAGACAATAGCAGCAGCCCCagctatgaagaaaaaaatgcaagatTGGTAGTCAAAGAAAGTGTAAAGCAAAAAAACGACTGTTGTCACAGACAATGGTAAAACACGAGAGGCATCATCCTGCATATTTTGCGAAACTAACAATTTAAAGCGAATAGGGTGGAAGAAGAGTTCCCCAATCCATGACACTGCTATCACAGTTGATGTGTGCAATCCAAAGAAATCActtcactaaaaaaaaatcaaagaacaGAACCAATATATGCCGTTTCAAAGCTTCAATACTTTACGTGACAGCGGCTTGTTGTGATATATTTTAGCCACTGCATTTCTGTCACTTATGTCTAATGCATGGTTTGAAAATAGGGGCTTCATAAATTTTTTGCATATTACTTTCACAAAAGCCTCTCTCTGGTCATCATTGCAGCTTTTACATTTCAACACAGGCAAGCCTGTGATTGCACTGACACTGTGCTGCAAACACTGCTCCATTGGTTTCAGAAGAGCTTTTCTGTCTGACAGCATTATCTCCACGTATTTCTTCAGTCCATAAAGAACTGTAATGAGTTTTTGTGTCGGGTAGTAGAGGCCACCCCTGTCTTGGTGGGAAATCAACCCATCCACAGCAGAGTTTCCTTTTGCTTTCCTGACTAAAGACACACAGTTCTCACACGCACTTCTTTCGCTCACTGCGCGAGCTATGTAGCCCCCAACAAGTGCTATGGCTGCCATATCAGGAGTTGGCAAAAAATGCTTTGATGACAAGCAAACTTCTCGCAGCGTTGGTTGCGCCCTTTTGGTGTTCGCACAGACAGCTACTGTGCTGTCCCTCACTTCACTTCCACGAACAGCCCGGGAAGAGCAGAAGGAAGTGGGGCTGTTGACGTTGCTTCTGTCGGATGATGCGACTATTCCTGTCTTAAAAATTTTTTCTAGTCCAGAAACAGCACTTCTCACATCCATGACGTCATTGCAACCGGCAGTCCTCCTTAGAAATCCAAACAATGATTCTATCGGATCGCTTGAGAATTTCCTTGTGAGTACAAACGTGAAGTCGCACTCATTCAGCAGAAACTGTATGCATTGCACGTTGGAAACTGTGGTGAAAACTAGGGCATGGTAGGTTTCCTTGGTGAGAAAATTTTCGGGTGAACTAGCTTCCTTTAGCATTTCGAGGTACTCGAGAAAGACGAGCTCCAGCCAGTGAAGTCTGGGATCTTCTGCGTCTGAAAACTGCCTGGTGTCCGGGTTGTTCTGGTGAATATGCTGCTCACAGTTGCTCACATCCATTAGAACGAACCACCTGTgcatgttcgtcataaactccaCTGTAAGTGCAACATTTGCAAACTTGGTATCACATGTGTGCCCTGCTTGGTCCTTCAAGAAGCTCAGAGCAGCTGTTACAGGTGGTGAAAAAATCTGCATTGCTGTTCTCACACCCATCTTCTCAATGTTTGTCGGATATACATGTTTTCTTGTGAGAAAACGGACTGGTTTGACCAAGGAGCCTTGCTGCATCCTGTATAGGTCCTTAAGGTAGACAGCAGATATTTCCTGTTGACCTCCAATTTGTTTTGACAAGAACTGTGAGCGAATGTTTTTGATAATGTGGCTCTGGTCAAAGGCTAAAAACAGGGAACTTGAAGTGTCAGCCGGGTGGCGTATCTTGGTTTCAAGATGCCCCTGTGACATCGTCTCCATTGCTGCAACGTTGACTTTGTGGTTGTCCGTTACTAGGCGTACAATTCTGAACCCCACCTCTTCTGTTTTCCTAATAACGTGGTGTACTGTCTTAGCAAGCAATTCCCCGGAACACCCCTTCGTAAAAAAGTACCCCACTGGAATCTTGAAGCTTGCATGTAGTCCACACagcaagaagcacaagagggaaTTTGCAAGCTGACCCTTATCAGAAGCTGGCAAAAGATGATTGAGGTCGGCACTCAGGTCAATGTCTCCAAGAAATGCATCTCGTTGCTTGTGGTACTCAAGCTTCTGTCGAATGCGCATTTCATCTACCACGAGGCTACATAGTTTTGATTGGGGTGCTGTGAGACATTCCAGCTCTGCACTCAGCCTCCTCTTGACAAGTTCACTAAATCCAACCTCTCCTGATGAACTTCCGAGGTATTTCCTCAGAGTATTTCTGCACGGAAAGGAGAGCAGGTTCTCAGTTCTCATATGTTCGTAAGATTTCGCTGAGAGGTGGCGCAAAATAGTACATTGCCTAATAGTTGTTTCAGACCATATAGGCTTCTTGGCCTTATAATTAATCACTTGATCCAAAATAATTTTG comes from Rhipicephalus sanguineus isolate Rsan-2018 chromosome 7, BIME_Rsan_1.4, whole genome shotgun sequence and encodes:
- the LOC119398582 gene encoding BEN domain-containing protein 5 — protein: MEAFQKDEKRLRRTASTSVKRAANSKEKDRLRNIEQELALLKNSSDVVNCQNCQANQKKIEELETLNKDLQKGLIQKIFSTGDLDLGSSQAEHCDSEVELCSSQGELGSSQGELDSSQGELSGSQGELGDPNNGPDGSQWDQYRFVDQTVIGSSRDDGKIYAGCNRWVDKDAWAMLMRSPSDSMFCRSACLIYWTPEQLKCRSVTGVLSNKYGSLGQTQAKPAMTPEKLNALKAVFHVYMGDNTPADVADKRVKSVRRHLAQKLGDVQRKYVP